One stretch of Pedobacter riviphilus DNA includes these proteins:
- a CDS encoding 5-oxoprolinase subunit PxpA gives MKMIDLNCDMGEAFGNYAMPNDEKLMDYISSANIACGFHAGDPAVMQQTVNLALKKGVAIGAHPGLPDLQGFGRREMKISPSEAYQLTLYQIGALSGFVKAAGGKLHHVKAHGALYNMAAKDTTLAKAIVQAVSDFDPGLILYALAGSKMIDEAIKQGIATASEVFADRSYQDDGLLTPRSEDNALITNEEDAINQVLGFALNQEVNSINGNRIRVKAETVCLHGDGEHAAAFAKLIAERLQKEGIIIKAPAI, from the coding sequence ATGAAGATGATCGATCTTAATTGTGATATGGGAGAAGCATTTGGAAACTATGCCATGCCCAATGATGAAAAACTGATGGATTATATTTCATCGGCAAATATTGCCTGTGGTTTCCATGCCGGCGATCCGGCAGTAATGCAACAAACCGTAAACTTAGCATTAAAAAAAGGAGTGGCCATAGGAGCGCACCCTGGTTTGCCCGATTTGCAGGGTTTTGGCCGTAGAGAAATGAAAATTAGCCCAAGTGAGGCCTATCAGCTTACTTTATACCAAATTGGTGCATTAAGCGGTTTTGTAAAAGCTGCGGGTGGTAAATTGCATCATGTTAAAGCACACGGTGCATTATATAATATGGCTGCAAAAGATACCACTTTGGCAAAAGCCATTGTGCAGGCCGTTTCCGATTTCGATCCGGGTTTAATCTTATATGCTTTAGCAGGAAGTAAAATGATTGATGAAGCTATAAAACAGGGGATTGCAACCGCATCTGAAGTTTTTGCCGATCGTAGTTATCAGGATGATGGTTTGCTTACTCCACGATCGGAAGACAATGCATTAATTACCAATGAGGAAGATGCTATCAATCAGGTATTGGGGTTTGCTTTAAACCAGGAAGTAAATAGCATCAACGGAAATCGCATTAGGGTTAAAGCCGAAACGGTTTGCTTGCATGGTGATGGTGAACACGCTGCTGCCTTTGCTAAATTAATAGCCGAACGCTTACAAAAAGAAGGTATCATAATTAAAGCTCCAGCAATATGA
- a CDS encoding NRAMP family divalent metal transporter, which yields MKPKYNWSILLGAAFLMASSAIGPGFLTQTAVFTQQLGASFAFVILLSIILDAIAQLNIWRIIAVADKPAQDIANKVFPGLGYFISFLVFLGGLAFNIGNIAGAGLGLNVLFGISVGQGAVISAIMAIGIFIYKEAGKAMDVFAKTMGLIKIVLALIIAYTSSPPLAEAAIRAVNPTQFSFTAVLTIVGGTVGGYITFSGAHRLLDARQTGIQNLGAVNKGALSAIGLASIMRLLLFIAALGVVSKGFTLDPSNPAASVFKLASGEIGYKIFGVVIWAAGISSVVGSAYTSISFIKSFHPLILKFNREITIAFIAISCIIFILIGKPVKILLTVGAINGFILPIALGIMLIAAYKTKIIANYKQPFWLTLTGLAVVLTMVWMSYGTIIQMINGD from the coding sequence ATGAAGCCAAAATACAATTGGAGTATACTCTTAGGTGCAGCTTTTTTAATGGCTTCATCGGCCATTGGTCCTGGATTTTTAACACAAACTGCTGTTTTTACCCAACAGTTGGGTGCAAGTTTTGCGTTTGTAATATTACTATCCATCATATTAGATGCCATTGCCCAGTTAAACATCTGGCGGATTATTGCAGTTGCTGATAAACCTGCTCAAGATATAGCCAATAAGGTATTTCCTGGGCTGGGCTATTTTATTTCTTTTCTGGTTTTTTTAGGTGGCCTGGCTTTTAATATTGGTAATATTGCTGGCGCTGGCTTAGGACTTAATGTATTATTCGGCATTAGTGTAGGGCAGGGTGCTGTAATAAGCGCTATTATGGCAATAGGGATCTTTATTTACAAAGAAGCTGGCAAAGCAATGGATGTTTTTGCTAAAACCATGGGGCTGATTAAAATTGTACTCGCCTTAATTATAGCTTACACCAGCTCGCCGCCATTGGCAGAAGCCGCAATAAGGGCTGTAAACCCCACGCAGTTTAGTTTTACGGCAGTATTAACCATAGTTGGTGGAACAGTTGGTGGTTATATTACTTTTTCAGGCGCTCATCGCTTATTGGATGCCAGGCAAACCGGAATCCAGAATTTGGGCGCCGTAAATAAAGGTGCATTAAGCGCCATCGGACTTGCATCTATTATGCGCTTATTGTTGTTTATTGCTGCTTTGGGGGTAGTAAGTAAAGGTTTTACTTTAGATCCATCCAATCCGGCAGCTTCGGTTTTTAAATTGGCCAGCGGCGAAATAGGGTATAAGATTTTCGGTGTAGTGATATGGGCTGCAGGGATTTCTTCGGTTGTGGGCTCGGCATATACTTCCATCTCTTTTATCAAAAGCTTTCATCCACTCATATTAAAGTTTAACAGAGAGATTACTATTGCTTTTATAGCTATTTCCTGTATTATTTTTATCCTTATCGGTAAACCTGTTAAAATACTGCTTACCGTAGGCGCCATAAATGGTTTTATTTTACCTATTGCACTAGGTATTATGCTTATTGCTGCCTATAAAACCAAAATTATCGCAAATTATAAACAACCGTTTTGGTTAACCTTAACAGGCTTAGCTGTAGTATTAACCATGGTTTGGATGAGTTATGGTACTATTATACAAATGATAAACGGGGATTAA
- the pxpB gene encoding 5-oxoprolinase subunit PxpB gives MTEQVGYFGTNISIKIYGLSEKSVTITFGTAIDNDLLALITDFNRLLLQNPFPGLITTVPAYTTLTVFFDPLSVMLSDLPGEVCLEKVSAHLNKIARTKREKSKLIANKLIIPVCYGGDFGRDLLTVARTNNLTEAEVIDIHTAGEYIVFMIGFVPGFAYMGGMDARLSTPRKEVPDAKIPAGSVGIAGNQTGIYPMETPGGWQIIGRTPLKMFDVNRLQPSLLKGGDTVTFKAIDINGFNAYAEI, from the coding sequence ATGACTGAGCAGGTAGGATATTTTGGAACAAATATTTCCATAAAAATTTACGGGTTAAGCGAAAAATCGGTTACAATAACATTTGGAACGGCAATCGATAATGATTTGTTGGCACTGATTACCGATTTTAATCGATTGCTGCTACAAAATCCTTTTCCTGGTTTAATTACCACAGTTCCGGCTTATACTACATTAACTGTTTTTTTTGATCCCTTAAGTGTAATGCTATCCGATCTACCAGGTGAAGTTTGTTTGGAAAAAGTATCTGCACATTTAAATAAAATTGCACGAACAAAAAGAGAAAAATCGAAGCTAATAGCTAATAAACTGATTATTCCAGTATGTTATGGGGGCGATTTTGGTCGGGATCTTTTAACAGTAGCCCGCACTAATAACCTTACCGAAGCGGAGGTAATCGACATTCATACGGCCGGGGAATATATTGTCTTCATGATCGGATTTGTGCCAGGTTTCGCCTATATGGGCGGAATGGATGCCAGATTATCGACTCCTAGAAAAGAGGTTCCTGATGCTAAAATACCTGCCGGATCTGTAGGCATTGCAGGCAACCAAACTGGTATTTACCCTATGGAAACACCTGGCGGATGGCAGATTATTGGCAGAACACCATTAAAAATGTTTGATGTAAACCGTTTACAGCCATCACTTTTAAAGGGAGGTGATACGGTTACTTTTAAAGCCATCGATATAAACGGGTTTAATGCTTATGCCGAAATATGA
- a CDS encoding M1 family aminopeptidase: protein MNTITKYFCFLQLLSATCFAQQGKNPVAIEPGVSLELASSRSAAISNIQYQLHFTIPAEQTALIQSTESIDFKLNNLIYLQVDFKQNADHLKRISVNGKVIPIDFKAEHILVKQDYLKVGNNRIEIEFIAGNESLNRNKDFLYALFVPDHARTVFPCFDQPDLKANFLLSLTVPTHWKVMANAVKKDSLAQGNSITYHFNRSDKLPTYLFSFTAGKYTLINREMKNNKMEFLHRETDSAKIKLSVDSVFIAHRDAIDFLEEWTGIKYPFQKIGFVSIPDFQFGGMEHPGEVQYKASALFLDQGATKDQFISRSNLISHETAHMWFGDLVTMKWFNDVWMKEVFANFMADKVTEKLMGKNTFDLKFLQDHYPAAYGVDRTLGANPIRQQLDNLQEAGSMYGNIIYHKAPIMMRQLELLMGKQNFQQGIREYLKKYSYSNATWNDLIVILSKYSKSDLLNWNKVWVNEPGRPVYSYHVKYNGDKISDLSLNQNSEMGETRVWPQSFTVKLVYPNYSKILVVNAKTAKTDLIAAKGFPKPQYVLFNANGAGYGLFPIDKEAMANLYHIADPLERASAYINAYENMLSGKSNKPKELLDIFLQGLVVEKNEMNLRLITGYLTNIYWTFLTAEVRNAMNERMEKTIWNAMEQQQAQNNKKILFNAYQNVYLSAGAGKRMYDIWLKQTAPNGIKLLEDDYSALALTLALKTDTTNTILKDQLDRTKNEDRKNRLIYLMPALSLDVKERDNFYNGLKDRKNRQKEAWVTTALFYLHHPIRQTSSIHYLKESLDLLEEIQKTGDIFFPQSWLAAIFSSYNNKEANAVVQDFLKSHPAYNPKLKDKILQTTDNLRRAQIIVH, encoded by the coding sequence ATGAATACAATTACCAAATACTTTTGCTTTTTGCAACTACTGAGTGCAACCTGTTTTGCGCAGCAGGGTAAAAATCCAGTAGCCATTGAGCCTGGAGTTTCTCTTGAGCTGGCAAGTTCCAGAAGTGCAGCCATAAGTAATATTCAATATCAGCTCCATTTTACCATTCCAGCAGAGCAGACAGCATTAATTCAATCAACTGAAAGTATTGATTTTAAGCTCAATAATTTAATTTACCTGCAGGTAGACTTTAAGCAAAATGCCGATCATTTAAAACGGATATCGGTTAATGGAAAAGTTATACCTATCGATTTTAAAGCGGAACATATCTTAGTAAAGCAAGATTATTTAAAGGTGGGGAATAATCGTATCGAAATCGAATTTATCGCCGGTAACGAATCGCTAAACAGAAATAAAGATTTTTTATATGCCCTTTTTGTTCCTGATCATGCCAGAACGGTATTTCCCTGCTTTGATCAGCCCGATTTAAAGGCTAACTTTTTACTTTCATTAACTGTTCCAACTCATTGGAAGGTAATGGCTAATGCGGTTAAAAAAGATTCCCTGGCACAAGGTAATTCCATCACCTATCATTTTAATCGTTCGGATAAATTACCCACCTATTTATTCTCTTTTACCGCAGGAAAATACACCCTGATCAATCGGGAAATGAAAAATAACAAAATGGAATTTCTGCACCGGGAAACCGATTCGGCTAAAATTAAGCTCAGTGTAGATTCTGTTTTTATAGCACATCGCGATGCCATCGATTTTTTGGAAGAGTGGACAGGGATAAAATATCCTTTTCAGAAAATAGGCTTTGTCAGTATTCCAGATTTTCAGTTTGGCGGTATGGAACACCCTGGTGAGGTGCAATATAAAGCATCAGCATTGTTTTTAGATCAGGGTGCAACTAAAGATCAATTCATTTCACGTTCAAATTTAATTTCGCACGAAACGGCGCATATGTGGTTTGGCGATCTGGTAACCATGAAGTGGTTTAATGATGTTTGGATGAAAGAGGTTTTTGCCAATTTTATGGCTGATAAGGTAACCGAAAAATTAATGGGCAAAAACACTTTTGATCTTAAGTTTTTACAAGATCATTATCCGGCCGCCTATGGAGTAGACAGAACATTGGGCGCTAATCCCATTCGTCAGCAATTGGATAACTTACAGGAAGCCGGATCGATGTATGGAAATATAATTTACCATAAAGCGCCAATTATGATGCGTCAACTGGAATTATTGATGGGCAAACAGAATTTTCAACAAGGAATAAGGGAGTATCTGAAAAAATACAGTTATAGCAATGCAACATGGAATGATCTGATCGTCATTTTAAGTAAATACAGTAAAAGTGATCTCCTGAATTGGAATAAAGTTTGGGTAAATGAGCCAGGAAGACCAGTTTATAGTTACCATGTTAAATACAATGGAGATAAAATAAGCGATTTAAGCCTAAACCAAAATAGTGAGATGGGAGAAACACGGGTTTGGCCGCAATCTTTTACGGTTAAGCTTGTTTACCCTAACTATAGTAAGATTTTGGTGGTAAATGCTAAGACCGCTAAAACCGATTTAATAGCGGCAAAAGGTTTTCCAAAACCACAGTATGTTCTATTTAATGCAAACGGTGCCGGATATGGTCTTTTCCCGATTGATAAAGAGGCGATGGCAAATCTTTATCATATTGCTGATCCGTTAGAACGGGCATCGGCTTATATCAATGCTTATGAAAATATGCTTTCGGGTAAAAGCAATAAGCCTAAAGAACTTTTAGACATATTTTTACAGGGATTAGTTGTTGAGAAAAACGAGATGAACCTTAGGCTGATTACGGGCTACCTGACTAATATTTATTGGACTTTTCTTACCGCAGAAGTACGGAATGCCATGAATGAACGTATGGAGAAAACAATATGGAATGCAATGGAGCAACAGCAAGCGCAAAATAACAAGAAGATTTTGTTCAATGCTTATCAAAATGTGTATCTGAGTGCTGGTGCCGGGAAACGTATGTATGATATCTGGCTTAAGCAAACTGCACCAAATGGAATTAAATTGTTAGAAGATGATTATAGTGCGCTTGCCCTAACGCTGGCACTTAAAACAGACACTACAAACACAATCTTAAAAGATCAGTTAGATCGCACCAAAAATGAAGACCGTAAAAACCGGTTGATTTATTTAATGCCTGCATTATCTTTAGATGTTAAGGAAAGAGATAATTTTTATAACGGTTTAAAAGACAGGAAAAACCGCCAGAAAGAGGCCTGGGTAACTACGGCTTTGTTTTATTTGCATCACCCTATCAGGCAAACAAGTTCTATCCATTATCTGAAAGAAAGCTTGGATTTGTTGGAAGAAATACAGAAAACCGGAGATATATTTTTTCCGCAATCTTGGCTAGCTGCTATTTTCTCGAGTTATAACAACAAAGAAGCAAATGCAGTT